The proteins below come from a single Verrucomicrobiia bacterium genomic window:
- a CDS encoding erythromycin esterase family protein, which yields MREEPRLSAALNETMLERAIGVIYRPETERASHYFHARLSAQFDAILHFDKTTALEPLESRSQAEPSELPETDPSTF from the coding sequence ATGCGTGAAGAACCCCGTCTGTCCGCCGCATTGAATGAAACGATGCTGGAACGTGCGATCGGCGTGATTTACCGGCCGGAAACAGAACGTGCCAGCCATTATTTTCATGCGCGGCTCAGCGCGCAGTTTGATGCGATCCTGCATTTCGACAAGACGACTGCGCTGGAGCCTTTGGAGTCGCGTTCGCAGGCTGAACCGAGCGAATTGCCTGAGACGGATCCCTCAACGTTCTGA
- a CDS encoding DUF2851 family protein has product MPAFHEGNEPPPERLLQAVWQHQRVLRDQLVTTTGRKVRILHPGFLNREGGPDFRGAVVQFDDEAARSGDIEIDVYPHGWHGHGHDRNPAFKNVVLHVIWDGSPAPGASLPTVAIATRLDAPLNELGFWITTEDINLLPIAWRGRCCAAFEGLDEVQVTALLREAAEIRFRSKATQFQARARQVGWEQSLWEGIFRALGYKHNAWPMQCLAEHRPQWQRTTESAGALQARLLGIAGLLPADFTGVRQRGGEFVCNAWHQWWRERAEFAEFALPRSVWCLSGQRPANHPQRRIALASHWLAAGNLPGQLEAWCAAEIQDRYLCSELFARLNVPDDAFWNWHWTLRSARLERPQALLGNARLTDLAVNVILPWLWIRAAEGRNEMLQQRLEHRYHAWPASEDNVVLRLGRQRLLGRTAPKSLKSASEQQGLIQITRDFCDRSNAACENCSFPEFVNAHLSAGKSAEQQTA; this is encoded by the coding sequence GTGCCCGCATTCCACGAAGGCAACGAACCTCCACCCGAACGGCTTCTGCAGGCCGTGTGGCAACATCAACGCGTGCTGCGCGACCAGCTCGTCACGACCACGGGACGGAAAGTGCGCATTCTTCATCCGGGTTTTCTCAATCGCGAAGGCGGCCCGGATTTTCGCGGTGCCGTGGTGCAGTTCGATGACGAGGCCGCGCGAAGCGGCGACATTGAAATCGATGTCTACCCGCATGGATGGCACGGCCATGGGCATGATCGGAATCCCGCCTTTAAGAATGTTGTTCTACACGTGATCTGGGATGGAAGTCCCGCACCGGGCGCATCGCTTCCCACGGTTGCCATTGCCACACGCTTGGATGCGCCCTTGAATGAGCTTGGATTCTGGATCACCACCGAAGATATCAATCTGTTGCCGATCGCCTGGCGGGGACGCTGTTGCGCTGCTTTCGAGGGCCTGGATGAAGTTCAAGTGACGGCGTTGCTGCGTGAAGCTGCAGAGATCCGCTTTCGATCAAAAGCAACCCAGTTCCAGGCGAGGGCGCGACAGGTCGGTTGGGAGCAATCGTTGTGGGAAGGGATTTTTCGCGCGCTAGGGTACAAACATAATGCTTGGCCGATGCAATGCCTTGCGGAGCATCGGCCACAGTGGCAACGAACGACCGAATCTGCAGGCGCGTTGCAGGCGAGATTGCTTGGGATCGCCGGGTTGTTGCCCGCCGATTTCACAGGCGTCCGGCAACGCGGTGGCGAGTTCGTATGCAATGCGTGGCATCAATGGTGGCGTGAGCGGGCAGAGTTTGCGGAGTTCGCCTTGCCGCGCTCCGTGTGGTGCCTATCGGGCCAGCGCCCCGCCAATCATCCTCAACGCCGCATCGCTCTGGCGTCGCACTGGCTGGCAGCAGGCAATTTGCCCGGGCAACTGGAAGCCTGGTGCGCCGCGGAAATCCAAGATCGCTATCTTTGTTCCGAATTATTTGCGCGGTTGAATGTTCCGGATGACGCGTTCTGGAACTGGCATTGGACATTGCGGTCGGCCCGGTTGGAACGGCCGCAAGCGCTTCTCGGGAACGCTCGCCTGACAGATTTGGCAGTGAACGTGATTCTTCCCTGGCTCTGGATCCGCGCTGCAGAAGGACGCAACGAGATGCTCCAACAACGTCTGGAACATCGATACCATGCATGGCCGGCTTCCGAAGACAATGTCGTGCTTCGCCTCGGCCGCCAGCGCCTGCTCGGGCGAACAGCGCCAAAATCTCTAAAATCCGCGTCGGAACAGCAGGGACTGATTCAGATCACGCGTGATTTTTGTGATCGATCGAACGCAGCGTGCGAGAACTGTTCCTTTCCTGAATTTGTAAACGCGCACCTGTCGGCAGGCAAATCTGCAGAACAGCAGACGGCCTGA